In the Centroberyx gerrardi isolate f3 chromosome 9, fCenGer3.hap1.cur.20231027, whole genome shotgun sequence genome, one interval contains:
- the LOC144539669 gene encoding granzyme-like protein 1, translated as MVTHTLGSEIINGKKANEKSLLYMASVQHNGKHVCGGFLVSEEFVVTAAHCDPKGNAKMSVVLGTHNLKRVNEKTMRYDVVKCKHPSYMKVSSGNDIMLLKLSRKAKLSKTMKTIKLPSQDKIIKANTTCIVAGWGRTETEGTTVDELLVVDVSTIDLDVCKTAWKQIPKMPLTLPANIICAGGYKTNKGFCQGDSGGPLVCNGKAVGIVSFNHQVNKCDYPDLPNVYTEISKFLPWIKKILKKKACKVY; from the exons ATGGTAACACACA cACTTGGGAGTGAAATCATAAATGGAAAAAAGGCCAATGAGAAATCATTGCTGTACATGGCATCAGTGCAGCATAATGGAAAACATGTTTGTGGAGGATTCCTTGTCAGCGAAGAGTTTGTAGTCACTGCTGCCCACTGCGACCCGAA GGGAAATGCCAAAATGAGTGTTGTTCTTGGTACCCACAACCTCAAGAGAGTCAATGAGAAAACAATGAGATACGATGTAGTGAAATGCAAACACCCCTCATACATGAAGGTCTCATCTGGGAATGACATCATGCTCCTCAAA CTGTCTAGGAAAGCTAAACTaagcaaaacaatgaaaacaattaaaCTGCCAAGTCAGGATAAAATCATCAAAGCCAACACAACATGCATTGTAGCTGGATGGGGACGCACTGAAACTGAAGGTACGACTGTTGATGAGCTGCTAGTCGTGGATGTGTCTACCATCGACCTGGACGTCTGTAAGACGGCATGGAAACAGATTCCAAAAATGCCGCTCACCCTTCCAGCCAATATTATCTGTGCAGGTGGATATAAGACAAACAAAGGATTTTGTCAG GGTGATTCTGGTGGCCCTCTGGTGTGCAATGGGAAGGCAGTCGGCATTGTATCTTTCAACCATCAAGTTAACAAGTGTGACTACCCAGATCTACCCAACGTCTACACAGAGATATCAAAATTCCTTCCCTGGATCAAAAAGATTCTCAAGAAAAAGGCATGCAAGGTGTACTAG
- the LOC144539731 gene encoding granzyme-like protein 1 produces MIPTLPFQSHGALMEKARSPLVLDLETGTVRRFLPEELRLHTALGSEIINGKKAQEKSLLYMASVQHNGKHVCGGFLVTEEFVVTAAHCDTEGNAKMSVVLGTHNLKRVNEKTMRYDVVKCKHPCYVDIEYGNDIMLLKLSRKAKLSKTMKTIKLPSQDKIIKANTKCIVAGWGLIKTGGTAVDALRVVDVSTIDLKVCQKEWNQIPANVICAGGYKTKKGFCQGDSGGPLVCNGKAVGIVSFNSKSCDYPDLPNVYTEIAKLLPWIKEILNKKACKVY; encoded by the exons atgataccgACTCTGCCGTTCCAAAGCCACGGAGCCCTGATGGAAAAAGCCCGGTCACCTCTAGTCCTTGACCTGGAAACAGGAACAGTCAGAAGGTTCCTGCCTGAGGAACTCAGGCTGCACACAG cACTTGGGAGTGAAATCATAAATGGGAAAAAGGCCCAGGAGAAGTCATTGCTGTACATGGCATCAGTGCAGCATAATGGAAAACATGTTTGTGGAGGATTCCTTGTCACCGAAGAGTTTGTAGTCACTGCTGCCCACTGCGACACGGA GGGAAATGCCAAAATGAGTGTTGTTCTTGGTACCCACAACCTCAAGAGAGTCAATGAGAAAACAATGAGATACGATGTAGTGAAATGCAAACACCCATGCTATGTGGACATCGAATATGGGAATGACATCATGCTCCTCAAA CTGTCCAGGAAAGCTAAACTaagcaaaacaatgaaaacaattaaaCTTCCAAGTCAGGATAAAATCATCAAAGCCAACACAAAGTGCATTGTGGCCGGATGGGGATTAATTAAAACTGGCGGTACGGCTGTTGATGCCCTGCGAGTCGTGGATGTGTCTACCATCGACCTGAAAGTCTGTCAGAAGGAATGGAACCAGATTCCAGCCAATGTTATCTGTGCAGGTGGATATAAGACAAAGAAAGGATTTTGTCAG GGTGATTCTGGTGGCCCTCTGGTGTGCAATGGGAAGGCAGTCGGCATTGTATCTTTCAACAGTAAGAGCTGTGACTACCCAGATCTACCCAATGTCTATACAGAGATAGCAAAATTGCTACCCTGGATCAAAGAGATTCTCAACAAAAAGGCATGCAAGGTGTACTAG